A genomic segment from Phragmites australis chromosome 6, lpPhrAust1.1, whole genome shotgun sequence encodes:
- the LOC133920638 gene encoding stigma-specific STIG1-like protein 2 gives MADDAGRVISFPRPNSMLVVVLVVVAVSASTTSLCVAAPDAGTAKHAGGGATRGMFASRFVATAVARKMGGACRAGENRPARACSGAGLRCCGRACTDVLASASNCGACGNRCPYGQLCCGGRCVAVAYDSGNCGACGRACAAGLPCTYGMCGYA, from the coding sequence ATGGCTGACGACGCCGGCCGGGTAATCTCGTTTCCGCGACCAAACTCCATGTTAGTCGTCGTCCTAGTTGTCGTCGCCGTCTCGGCGTCGACAACGAGCCTGTGCGTCGCCGCGCCGGACGCTGGCACAGCCAAGCATGCCGGTGGTGGCGCGACCCGGGGGATGTTCGCAAGCCGGTTCGTGGCCACGGCCGTCGCGCGGAAGATGGGCGGCGCATGCCGCGCCGGCGAGAACCGCCCAGCACGCGCGTGCTCCGGCGCGGGCCTCAGGTGCTGCGGCCGCGCGTGCACCGACGTGCTCGCCAGCGCGAGCAACTGCGGCGCGTGCGGGAACCGGTGCCCGTACGGCCAGCTGTGCTGCGGCGGGCGGTGCGTCGCGGTGGCGTACGACTCGGGGAACTGCGGCGCGTGCGGCCGGGCCTGCGCCGCGGGGCTGCCGTGCACGTACGGCATGTGCGGCTACGCTTAG